Proteins encoded in a region of the Lycorma delicatula isolate Av1 chromosome 6, ASM4794821v1, whole genome shotgun sequence genome:
- the LOC142326934 gene encoding uncharacterized protein LOC142326934, with the protein MSPPSQVDSPPDSAGEAVVKERPAQTDIRYRPGTLPFATTKLGTSDSDQGNEKSPFEKMLEDESERESKRRQMSQARDFGFVLGTPTNESDGTILFNYDEPPARSFSEEEYRNQTYSIDSDSTLNNTLRRAIREQQEQEVNKRFMESGSSGSSLETVGSTGEAEEHDAVEPSLPKPQTKTEPSIFEPRTEEVHVTKTIVDESLTLPSTATECTVQVQTEQNQGMPSSQESGHNVPIPYCSGTVKKKGFFRRFFSSKKQNNS; encoded by the exons tgaaagagaGGCCTGCACAGACGGATATAAGGTATCGTCCTGGGACTCTTCCTTTTGCAACTACTAAACTGGGAACTTCAGATTCTGACCAAGGAAACGAAAAAAGTCCGTTCGAAAAAATGTTAGAAGATGAATCCGAAAGAGAAAGTAAACGGCGGCAAATGTCTCAGGCACGTGATTTCGGATTCGTGCTTGGTACACCAACTAACGAATCGGACGgcacaattttatttaactacgaTGAACCGCCAGCAAGATCTTTTTCTGAAGAAGAGTATAGAAATCAAACTTATAGTATAGATTCAGATTCAACATTAAATAATACTCTTAGACGCGCTATTCGTGAACagcaag aacaaGAAGTTAATAAACGTTTTATGGAAAGCGGTTCTTCCGGTTCTTCATTGGAAACTGTTGGATCAACCGGTGAGGCAGAAGAACATGATGCAGTAGAACCTTCATTGCCGAAACCCCAAACCAAAACTGAACCATCAATATTTGAACCGAGGACAGAGGAAGTGCACGTAACAAAAACTATTGTTGACGAATCATTAACATTGCCATCAACGGCAACGGAATGCACGGTACAAGTTCAAACAGAACAGAATCAAGGCATGCCGTCTTCTCAGGAATCAGGACATAACGTACCGATTCCGTATTGTTCAGGAACAgttaaaaagaaaggattttttagaCGGTTTTTCAGctcaaagaaacaaaataattcataa